GTATCCCGAGAGAGAATTCTAGGTTACAGGTAGTTTTCTTCATTAGGGAAATACAGTTTTCACCTGATTGTCCTCTTTTCAGCACAGTGGCTTTCCTCAGCTGTGTTGGGGACACTTGTAGCTTGGAGATCCTGTTTTTTCCTCTCCAGAGAATACACCTTTGCCTTTTTCCTAGGGTGGGGGACAGGTGGTTGCTCTCTTGCAAAAGGGGTGGGAGAGGTGACAGGAAAGGCGCTGATATGGAACCCCAGGCTCCTGTGTGACACGGTAGTgctccacccccaacccccagctCTGATCTGAATCTTAAATCGACATTTAACCATTTTTCTCCAGAGTCACCTGGTACTGCAAATCCCGAGTCACTCTTGACTTTTCCTTGAGTTCACCTAGGATTCAGTTCCTTCAGGTCTGTTAGTGTCTTTGTTCGTCTTCTCCCCATTCTCCAGCTTTCCAAAtgacttttcttttcccttctctctctttttttttaattaaaattcatgccctaaaaataattttaaaagacatccCATTACAGTTGATTCATGAGGGTATTGAGGAGGGAAGAAAAGCGAACAACACTGCTTCCCTCTGTCCTCCGCCCTCTGGCTGACTCTTCAGAGTTGTTGTTTTCAGTGGAGTGGAGTTTTGTCTTTGACATCTTCGTGGATTCTCAGTGTATAAAATAGATGTCAACAGAGCTGATGAGCGtttgtgatttttctctctcaggttctctctgacatgtgggCATCCCTGAGAAATCCCTGGAAAATGTGGTCCTATGTCCGTGATTTAGGAGTTGGGGAACATGGTTCATCCCTCCAGGAGATGTTAAACATAAGGAAGTCGTGATATTAAGGAAGGAGCattgattcattcattgattcattcattcctttattgCTTCTGATTGCTCCAAAGGTACAGGAAAGTGAGAGAGAGCCATTCTGAAGATCTCAATAAAAGTTGACTTAGAAcctcctgaggctggccttataATTACAATAATAACTTTAATTTGAAAGTATGTAAATTTACCTgactattaaataatattaagtgATCTCCTTACACATTTCCATAATTAAAGATGTTGGGTATTAGAAATACTCAAAATTACTTTTAGAAAGTGAaatttctaggggctggggctggtggggctcagtggtagagcgcttgagtggtgcatgtgaggcactaggttcgatcctcagcaccgcataaaatataaataaataaaacaaaggtattgtttatctacaactaaaaaatatttttaaaaaagaaagtgaaatttcTACTTTATGTTAGATTGCTATTAAAACTTACAATGTTTTATCCTAAATTGTTTACCTAAATATAAGAGTTAGAGGAAGTCTGTAGGaccaggaaaaatatttaaagttcctTCCGTAGGGAAACAACtatttgatttatgcatgtttgATCTTAATATTTACATACAGTCTAGCCATTAAAGAcactccttttccttcctcctccacttTCACTGGTACAAGCCACCAGTAACCTGGTGAAATCATGGAGGGACATGGACATATTTGTGCTCTGCAGGTCACTCAAAGGTCCAGTGGGGAATGGGCACCAAGATTTACAAACCTTGACAAAGGAATGTATTTTCACATCTCTAAGATGACCCAATGCATTTTTGAATgtcattaaaacacacacactcacacacacacacacacacacatacaaaacagaaaacaaacaaacaaacaaaaaaacaatgggATGGAAACAAATAAAACCTCTGCTAAGTAGTGTAGAGAATTTAAATGGAGAATGTGTAAGTAGCACGTTGCAGAATCTGCCACCTGGAGTCCAGCCTCCTGCTCTGATGTGTTTGGTGTCAGCATCATCTTGCAGAGAACTCAGGTATCACCACCCCGCCCCAACtaccaaaaatatttgttaatcatGCTACAGAAAAGAATCTATCAGCTTCTGTTGCAGGTGTGAGACAcctttagaaaagagaaaggagacttaacttcaatgaggaaaaaaaagtagtattttgattattgtttcatttgtttttggtactggggattgaaccccaggacacttcaccactgagccacacccccagccctttttatctctTGAGACAGATCttgctgggttgcttagggccttgctaaattgctgaggctggccttgaactttcgactctcctgcctcaacctctggaggtgctgggattatgggtgtgcacctcTGCACCTGGCTGTTGTTTCATATTTGAAAGACTCTTGAAAACCGTCATCCTGCTGTGCTCTGACATGAGGCAGACTGTGAATGGGATGTGGGACCTCTAGGAGACTTATCTAATGAAGCACTGGGAGATGGAGGAACAGGTACCTGCGGAAGGTACTCCTTCGACCTCCTTCTAGAAGGATACTGAAACATGAAAGAAAACTCACTGTAGAGCAGGAAAGTGCTGGCAGAGAAGAACCGGTTCTGGCCGGTTGTGTGTTTCGGTGACAGCTCAAGTACCGCGAAGGTGCCTGTgagcccagcacacacacactgggTTCCACGTGGCCACCACAGGGCGTGTGCACCACAGCCTCGACTTGTTCGCTGATGACATCACAAAGCTGGCCTCTCGCCTAAGGATTTCCAGAAGAGCCAAAATGTTGTGAAACACGCCGGAGCCACTCATTTGTCACTGTCTTCAAGAAGCAGCCAGAGGGAATCAGACAAGGAACTAAGACCAGACCCCGAAGACGGGCTGTAGGCAGGTGATCAGATGGGGTCGATCCTCCGCTCTTTGATGACATTTTGAAAACTTACTAAAAAAGAAACAGCTCTTCAACCAAATGCCACCTTTGAGAGTTAGCTGCTTCTCTTTTCTCGTGAGCTCCAACAATAAAtgcttctcttgcttttatttctttcagtgtCTCACCAGAACCTAAGCTTTTTGCTACCTACCCTTCTTCCTTCTGGTTGACTGATCTGGACCAGTCCCACTTTGTGGCATACTGAAGTAGGctatgaaaggaaagaaagcctatgcattaaaaataataataataagaagaagggTTGATAAATAAGATATCTACACAAGGCATGAAGGGACAGGgaagttttgtattttgagaaggGAACTTAGGGTCATGTCAACATTTGAAGAAAAGTTAGGAAAGAAATTGTACAGTTAAGAAATAATGGGCAAGCTGGTggggtggcacacacttgtaatcccagatacttaggaggctgaggcaggaggattgcaagtttgaagagACTGACGTTTGAATAAAATCTGAAATCACCCAAATTGTTTTACATCAGTATGGGCCACAGAACAACAGggagtctcaaaagaaaataaaaagggctggggatgtagttcagtggtaaagcccttgcctaAGCATGCAGAAGGACCTGGGTGCAATCCCTAGCCAAGAAACAAGGCGCAAAAATATGGGTATTTTAACCGCCCATGGATCCTCTATCCTATTAACATCTCCCTGCACCTGGCTCTGAAAAAGAATAGGCAAACGCAGGTTATGCAAATTAAGACAGGTGTCATTGAGCTGAGAGTCATTTGCATGCCAAGGGAGACTGCCATTATTGTCATTTCAAATCCTGGGGGATGGGGCTTTGCTGGTGGCTGGGCTTTTGCATGAATCCAGGGAGAGGGATTTCTAAGTGTCGGGTCTCAACAAGGTGGTTCAGCCAGAGATTCTGTTTTCCCCTGCAGAGGTGCCTCAGCCGGTAGAGTAGGACCCAATCTGAGCTGACCCTCACTGGAGAAGatgccttcctcagcctccttgaTCTTCATGGTCATCTTCTGCCTGGAGTCATTGGCTGCTATGTTGCAGAACGGCTTCGTGATCACTGTGTTGGGCAGGGAGTGGGTGCGGTGCCAGGCACTGTCCGCAGGCGACATGATTGTGACCAGTCTCGCCGTCTCCCGGTTCTGCCTGCATGGGATGGGCATCCTCAACAACTTCCTGGCCTCCTTTAAGTTTTGTTACCACATTGGCTACCTCAACATCTTCTGGAACTTCCTCAACAGTCTCTCTGTCTGGCTTACCTCCTGGCTTGCCGTCTTCTACTGTGTGAAGATCTCGTCCTTTTCCCACCCTGTTTTCTTCTGGCTGAAGTGGAGGATCTCTCGGTTCGTGCCCCGGCTGCTGGTGGGCTCCCTGATCATCTGTGGCCTGTCATCCATCTTCTTTGCCATTGAGCAAGCAGTTGATCTTGAGATGATCAACTCCCAGAATCCCCACGGAAACTGTACTGCTGCTCCAGCAGTACTGACCTTCTCTCGGCACTACTTTTTATGTCACGTGGGGTTTATGTGGCTCATTCCATTCCTTCTGTTCCTGGTGTCCATCTTCTTGCTCATGTTCTCTCTATGCCGGCACATGGGGCAGATGAGGAACGGCAGGCGTGGGCCTGGCGATCCCAGCATCCAGGCTCACAGCATGGCTCTGAAGTCCCTTGCCTTCTTCTTTATCTTCTACAATGCGTATTTCCTGTCCCTCATCATTTCTGCTATGAAAATCACAACCATCCAGAGTCACTGGCATTGGGTCAGGGAAGTGCTAACCTACGCAAGCATCTACCTGCACTCCCTCATCTTGGTGCTAAGCAGCTCCAAGCTGAGAAAGGCCCTGAAGACGAAGTTTTCAGACCTTTGTGCTGCCAGTTCATAGGTTTTGAAGGCCCTGAACAAAGGGTGATTTGGGTCTTAAGTTACCCACATCTGGAACCAGTACTGTGGTGAACAGTCCCATGTGGCAAGACTTCAGAGGTCTGGGTACTTTCTCTTTtcagt
This is a stretch of genomic DNA from Ictidomys tridecemlineatus isolate mIctTri1 chromosome 2, mIctTri1.hap1, whole genome shotgun sequence. It encodes these proteins:
- the Tas2r41 gene encoding taste receptor type 2 member 41, whose protein sequence is MPSSASLIFMVIFCLESLAAMLQNGFVITVLGREWVRCQALSAGDMIVTSLAVSRFCLHGMGILNNFLASFKFCYHIGYLNIFWNFLNSLSVWLTSWLAVFYCVKISSFSHPVFFWLKWRISRFVPRLLVGSLIICGLSSIFFAIEQAVDLEMINSQNPHGNCTAAPAVLTFSRHYFLCHVGFMWLIPFLLFLVSIFLLMFSLCRHMGQMRNGRRGPGDPSIQAHSMALKSLAFFFIFYNAYFLSLIISAMKITTIQSHWHWVREVLTYASIYLHSLILVLSSSKLRKALKTKFSDLCAASS